The DNA segment GGGTGAGTCGGCGACGGCGTTCCCGGCGACGCTGTCGCTCGCGGCGGCGTGGGAGCCGTCGCTAGCGCGCGAGCAGGGCACGGCGACGGCACGCGAGGCTCGCGCCCACGACCAGGACGTCCTGCTCGCGCCCGGAGTGAACGTCGTTCGGGTGCCCCATGGCGGACGTAACTTCGAGTACTACGGCGAGGATCCCTACCTGAGTTCGCGGCTCGCCGTCGAGTTCGTCGAGGGGGTCCAGTCGGCGGGCGTGATCGCGACGGTCAAACACTACGTCGCGAACAACCAGGAGACGAACCGCTATGTGGCGAGCGCGGAGGTGAGCGAACGGGCGCTACGCGAGCTCTACCTCCCCGCGTTCCGCGCGACGGTCGAGAAGGCGGACGTCGGCTCGGTGATGACCGCCTACAACCGGGTAAACGGGGTCCACATGAGCGAGCATCGCCGACTGCTCCGTGACGTCCTGAAGGGCGAGTGGGGGTTCGGCGGCTACGTCGTCTCCGACTGGTGGGGGACCGAGAGCACCGTCGGCGCCGCCGAGGCCGGTCTCGACCTCGAGATGCCCGGCGCCCCGTTCGAGGAGCTCCCGCCGGCCGAGGCGTTATCCGATGACGTCGATCCCGCGACCATCGAGTTTCCCGACGCCCTCCCGGCGATGCACGAGGGCGGCCTGTTCGGGGAACCGCTCCGCGAGGCCGTCGAGAGCCGTGCCGTGGACGAGGCGCTCGTCGACGAGAAGGTCGGCCGGCTCCTCCGGACGATGGACCGCTTCGGCCTGTTCGACGACGACCGTCCCGAGGGCGCGCTCGACACGCCCGCCCACCGACGGCTCGCCCGGCGGATCGCCGTCGAGGGCACGGTTTTGCTGAAGAATGACGGAATTCTCCCGCTTTCGGACGACGCCGACGTCGCGCTGGTCGGCCCGAGCGCCGAACGCGCGAAGCTCGGCGGCGGTGGCAGTTCCGAGGTCTCCCCCGTCGTCCGGACGAGCCCGCTCGAGGGACTCGGCGAGCGCGCCGCGGGTCTAACGTTCGAACGCGGCGTCGCGCCGATCGTCGAGTCGTCGCTGTTCGACGCGTTCGAGTCCGGCGGGGACGGAACAGACGAGTCGGTCGACGAGGACCCCGACCTCGATGCCGCCGTCGCGACGGCGGCGTCCGCCGACTGTGCGGTCGTGGTGGTCCGGGACGACACCACCGAGGGCGAGGATCGCCCGACCATCCGGCTTCCCGGCGAGCAGGACGAACTCGTCTCCGCGGTCGCCGACGCCGCCAATCGGACCGTCGTCGTCCTTCGGACCGGCGGCCCGGTCGAGTGTCCGTGGATCGACGAGGTCGACGCCGTCGTCGAGACGTGGTACCCGGGACAGGCCGACGGCGAAGCGCTCGCGACCGTCCTGTTCGGCGACGCCGATCCGGGCGGACGGCTCCCGGTCACGTTTGGCCGGCGAGAGACGGACTACCCCACGGATACCGCCGAGTCGTTTCCGGGCGTGGACGACCGCGTCAGGTACGATGAGGACGTCTTCGTCGGCTACCGCCACTTCGATCGTGAGGGGATCGAGCCGCTGTTCGCCTTCGGCCACGGACTCTCCTATGCCCGCTTCGAGTACGGCGACCCCGCCGTCGAGAGGAACGGAGATAGTCTAGAACTGTCGATCCCGGTCCGAAACGCGGGCGAGCGATCCGGTACCGAGGTCGTCCAGCTCTACGCCCGGGCGGAGGACCCGCCAGTCGTGCGGCCCGAGCGCGAACTGGCGGCCTTCGCGAAGCTCCGTCTCGACCCCGGCGAGCGGCGACGCGTCTCGCTGACGGTCGATCGCGACGCGCTCGCCCGCTACGACGAGGACGACGGCTGGTGCGTCGATCCGGGACGGTTCACGCTCCTCGTCGGACGTTCCTCGCGCGACGTCCGCGCGAAGCGATCCGTCGAGGTGAGCCGGTAGCCGATTGCAGATCGGAACCGCCGTGGCGACGTCACGACTCCTCAAGCGCTTTCGATCGTTCTGCGAGCGGTCTCAGAGCGTCCCTCGGCGGGTTCGACCGGTCGGCCGAACGTTCGACGTGATCCCGTTTTGTCCACGGGCGTAGCGGATGCAAAAGACTATGCGCGCCGTGTCGAAACGTACCGTATCGATGGTCGAGGTACCAGACGGGCTGCGCTCCCTGTTCAGCGCGACCCTCGACACCCGCAACGACAAGCACGTCATTCGAGTGCCGCCGTCGGTGGTCGAGGGCGACGAGATCGATCCGACGAGAACGTACGAGGTCGCAGTCCTCGCTCGGCCGGACGTCGCCCGAGGACCGTCCGGGACGTCGGCCGACGAGCCACAGTCCCGGTCCGAGGGGAATGAGGGACCACCGGTCGCCGAGAACGACGTCCTCGACGTCACGATCGACACCGTCGGCGACCAAGGCGACGGCATCGCGAAGGTCGCACGGGGCTACGTCCTGATCGTTCCCGACGCCGAACCCGGCGACGAGGTCACCGTCAGGATCGAGACCGTGCGACCGAACGTGGCGTTTGCGTCGGTCGTCGATCGGTAACCGTCCCGCCTCCCGAACCGGGGTCGGGGATCTCCCGGACGAACGTTCGTGCGTCGACCGCTCGCGGACGCCCTGGGTTCGAGGCCCGGCACGACCGTTCGAAGTGGTCCCTCGCCGATCGAACGGCGAGTCGGTCGCTCACTCCTCCTTTCCGTCCTTCCGGCCGACGATGACCGTGTTCTCGACCAGCCGCTGGTGTCCACGGCGCAGCCGTTCGGAGAGCGCCTGGTGTGAGATGTCGAGGTCCTCGGCGAGGTCCGTCAGTGAGGTCCGCCGAGGAACGCTGTAGTAGCCGCGTTCGTACGCCTCGGCGATCGTGTCCTCCTGGTCCGCTGACAGGCCGAACCGACCCTGTCGGCCGTCGTCGATGTTGTAGATCCGTTGGACGTCGATGGAGAGGTCGTGGTCCTGACAGAAGTCGTAGGTAGCAGAGAGCGCCTCCCGGCTCGGGAACAGGACCCGGAGGAACCAGCCCCGATCCGTGCTCTCCGCGACGAGGATCGTCCCCTCCTCCTCGGTGAGAATGTGGACGAGCGTCTCGATCGAGTCGATCCAGTTCATCCGATAGAGATAGTCCTGGTCGGGTTCGGCGAGCAGTTCGAACTCGTCGATGGTCGGATCGTCCTCCAGTACGTCCTCGAGTTCGGTTCGATCCACGTCCGAGACCCAGACGTACGGCATGAGATGATCCGAGTCGTGGGCGACCATCCGTTCGATCTCGAAGTGGACGCTCTCGATCGTCTCGAGCGTATGACACAGCGCGAACTCGTCGTCCGGGAGGTAGATCTCGCCGATCGTCGCCATGGGGTTGGTCTAGGCTCGGAGTGGATAGGTGGTCCGGTTCGATTCGGAGCGGTCACCGGGGCCGGAGAGTCGCCTCATCGGCGCTTCCGTCCGGCGGCGACGGCGTCGACCAGCGTCCGGGTCGCCGTCTTCGGGTCGTCTGCGCCGGTGATCGCCGAGATGACGGCGACGCCCGTCGCCCCGGCGGCGACCACGTCGGCGGCGTTCTCGACCGTGATGCCGCCGATGCCGACCAGCGGCACGTCGACCGCGTCGGCGATCGCCTTCACGCGAGCGAGCCCGATCCCGCTCTCCTCGTCGGGGACGTCCTTCGAGGTCGTGACGAAGACGGCGCCGACGCCGAGGTAGTCGGCGCCGGCGGCCTCGGCCTCGCGGGCCGCCTCGACGCCCGAGACCGATCGGCCGACGACGGCGTCGTCCAGTAGCTCCCGCGCGACCGATACCGGGAGGTCCTCGGCACCCAGGTGGACGCCGTCGGCGTCGACGGCGGCGGCGAGGTCGATCCGGTCGTTGACGATCAGGTCGACGCCGGCGTCGGCCGTCAGGCGGCGCAGCTCCCGACCGAGTTCGTAACGGCGCCGTGCAGTAGCGTGTTTCTCGCGGATCTGAACGGCGTCGACCCCGCCGGCGATGGCCGCCTCGACGACCTCGGTGGTCGACCGGCCGGCCGAGAGGTCCTCCTGCGTGACGAGATACGTTCCGTACTCCCCGTTCATGCTCGACGTCAGTCGCCGCCGGAGTGAAGTACTGGCGGTTTTCCGCCCTGTCCCGCCGACGCGCGTGAGCCGTCTCCGAGCCGATCCCTTTTCACCGCTCGCTCCGACCGTCCCACATGAACGACCCGAGCCGATCCCGACGATGAACGGCCACGAGAACCGGGGATATCGGAGGCTGTTCGGCGAAGAGGGACTCACGTTCGGCACGGCGTTCCCGCTCACGGGCGTCGACGAGGGAGTCCCCTCGACCGAGAGGGAGATGCGTCTGGCCGCCCACGCGGAGGGGGTCGGCTTCGACGCGCTCTGGGCACGGGACGTCCCGACCTACTGGCCGAAGTTCCGCGACGCGGGCGGGAGCTACGACCCCTGGACGTGGCTAACGCTGGCGGCGACCCACACCGGGGAGGTCGCGCTCGGCACCGCGAGCGTCGTCCTGCCGCTTCGTCACCCGCTGCACGTCGCGAAGTCAGCCGCCTCGATCGATCGGCTCTCCGACGGGCGGCTCCTCCTCGGGATCGCCTCGGGCGACCGACCGCCGGAGTACGACGCGTTCGGGGTGAACGAGGACGAGCGTGACGCGCTCTTTCGCGAGAGCGTCCGCACCCTCAGGACCGTCTGGCGCGAGGAGTTCCCCGAACTGGAGACGCGATGGGGCAGCCTCGACGGGCGGCTGGACCTCGTCCCGAAGCCCACCGACGAAACGCTCCCGCTGCTCGTCACCGGTCGCTCCCGTCAGTCGCTCGAGTGGATCGGCGAACACGGCGACGGCTGGCTGTTCTACCACCTCCCGCGGCGGACGCTCGAGGACTACCTCGACGACTGGCGCGGCGTCGGCGGGGGGAAACCGTTCGTCATGGCCGTGGGCGTCGACCTCGTCGCCGATCCCGGGGCCGATCCAGAGCCGATCGAACAGGGGTTTCGCGCTGGAAGCGACTGGTTCGTCGAGTACTTCCGCGACCTCGAGCGGATGGGCGTCGACCACGTCCTCGTCTCGGTTCGCGGCGACGACCCGGAACGGGCGCTGGCGGCGTTCGCCGAGGACGTGATGGACCAGGTGTAGGGGTCGAGCACCGCGGCCAACGACGCGGATCCTCCCACCTCTCGAGTCGGCCGTCGGGGTTCCGATTCTACAGCGCCTTCACCCAGCCGGGCGTCGCGGCCATCCCCTCCTTGTCCTCCCAGCCGTACTCGTGGAGGTACTTCTCGAGCGCCGTGAACTCGAAACCGAACGTCTCCGAGAGGGCGCCGATGTCGGCCTCGTAGCCCTCCTCGTTGAACCACTCGCACATGACGGTGAACTCCTCGCCGAAGCTCTCGTAGGCGTCCTCGATGGGGACGTGAACCGGTTCGACGTCGACGCCGGTGACCTCCGAGAGGACTGCCGCGGTCTCCTCGAGCGTCTTCTCGTCGCCCGCGAGCTCGAAGCGCTCGCCGACGAACGACTCGGAATCGGCGAACGCGACCGCGGCAGCGCGGCCGACGTCGTCGACGTCGACCATCTGGAGCGGGACGCCCTCCTCGAGCGGGAGCGCGAGCGTCCCGTCCTCGACGACGTCCTCCGCGAACGCCTCGAGGTTCTGGAAGAAGAACACCGGTTGGAGCAC comes from the Halalkalicoccus sp. CG83 genome and includes:
- a CDS encoding beta-glucosidase family protein — its product is MSVDVSSLVAELTLDEKIRLVHGAADPDGRATGYVPSIDRLGIPSLRLVDGPLGVRAEGESATAFPATLSLAAAWEPSLAREQGTATAREARAHDQDVLLAPGVNVVRVPHGGRNFEYYGEDPYLSSRLAVEFVEGVQSAGVIATVKHYVANNQETNRYVASAEVSERALRELYLPAFRATVEKADVGSVMTAYNRVNGVHMSEHRRLLRDVLKGEWGFGGYVVSDWWGTESTVGAAEAGLDLEMPGAPFEELPPAEALSDDVDPATIEFPDALPAMHEGGLFGEPLREAVESRAVDEALVDEKVGRLLRTMDRFGLFDDDRPEGALDTPAHRRLARRIAVEGTVLLKNDGILPLSDDADVALVGPSAERAKLGGGGSSEVSPVVRTSPLEGLGERAAGLTFERGVAPIVESSLFDAFESGGDGTDESVDEDPDLDAAVATAASADCAVVVVRDDTTEGEDRPTIRLPGEQDELVSAVADAANRTVVVLRTGGPVECPWIDEVDAVVETWYPGQADGEALATVLFGDADPGGRLPVTFGRRETDYPTDTAESFPGVDDRVRYDEDVFVGYRHFDREGIEPLFAFGHGLSYARFEYGDPAVERNGDSLELSIPVRNAGERSGTEVVQLYARAEDPPVVRPERELAAFAKLRLDPGERRRVSLTVDRDALARYDEDDGWCVDPGRFTLLVGRSSRDVRAKRSVEVSR
- a CDS encoding TRAM domain-containing protein; protein product: MVEVPDGLRSLFSATLDTRNDKHVIRVPPSVVEGDEIDPTRTYEVAVLARPDVARGPSGTSADEPQSRSEGNEGPPVAENDVLDVTIDTVGDQGDGIAKVARGYVLIVPDAEPGDEVTVRIETVRPNVAFASVVDR
- a CDS encoding helix-turn-helix domain-containing protein, with product MATIGEIYLPDDEFALCHTLETIESVHFEIERMVAHDSDHLMPYVWVSDVDRTELEDVLEDDPTIDEFELLAEPDQDYLYRMNWIDSIETLVHILTEEEGTILVAESTDRGWFLRVLFPSREALSATYDFCQDHDLSIDVQRIYNIDDGRQGRFGLSADQEDTIAEAYERGYYSVPRRTSLTDLAEDLDISHQALSERLRRGHQRLVENTVIVGRKDGKEE
- the thiE gene encoding thiamine phosphate synthase translates to MNGEYGTYLVTQEDLSAGRSTTEVVEAAIAGGVDAVQIREKHATARRRYELGRELRRLTADAGVDLIVNDRIDLAAAVDADGVHLGAEDLPVSVARELLDDAVVGRSVSGVEAAREAEAAGADYLGVGAVFVTTSKDVPDEESGIGLARVKAIADAVDVPLVGIGGITVENAADVVAAGATGVAVISAITGADDPKTATRTLVDAVAAGRKRR
- a CDS encoding TIGR03571 family LLM class oxidoreductase — its product is MNGHENRGYRRLFGEEGLTFGTAFPLTGVDEGVPSTEREMRLAAHAEGVGFDALWARDVPTYWPKFRDAGGSYDPWTWLTLAATHTGEVALGTASVVLPLRHPLHVAKSAASIDRLSDGRLLLGIASGDRPPEYDAFGVNEDERDALFRESVRTLRTVWREEFPELETRWGSLDGRLDLVPKPTDETLPLLVTGRSRQSLEWIGEHGDGWLFYHLPRRTLEDYLDDWRGVGGGKPFVMAVGVDLVADPGADPEPIEQGFRAGSDWFVEYFRDLERMGVDHVLVSVRGDDPERALAAFAEDVMDQV
- a CDS encoding NmrA/HSCARG family protein, with the translated sequence MADEPTRVLVTGATGNQGGAVVDHLLSSDTAFDVRGLTRDTSGETAQALEERGVTMVEGDLDDPGTLRGPVGDVDAVFGVTNFWTQGYENQVQQGKNLADVASDEGVEQFVFSGVGSHERDTDVPHFDSAWEIERHAQNLDLPMTVLQPVFFFQNLEAFAEDVVEDGTLALPLEEGVPLQMVDVDDVGRAAAVAFADSESFVGERFELAGDEKTLEETAAVLSEVTGVDVEPVHVPIEDAYESFGEEFTVMCEWFNEEGYEADIGALSETFGFEFTALEKYLHEYGWEDKEGMAATPGWVKAL